The stretch of DNA CACCTCAATAATGAGGAAAAATGGTCAAGAAACTCAGAAAAGAACTCTCCAACTCAAAGACATGTCAGGCAGAAGTGTTGAATTAACTTTGTGGGGAAACTTTTGCAATGCAGAAGGTAAAACACTTCAGAACATGTGCGATTCTGGAGTGTTTCCTGTTTTGGCAGTGAAATCTGGTAGAGTGAATGATTTTAATGGAAAATCTTTGGGAACCATTTCCACTAGCCAGCTGTTTATAGAGCCAGATTTTCTTGAAGCTCACAAACTCAGAACATGGTTTGACAATGATGGAAAAAATACCACTGCTTTATCTATATCAAGGGAAACAAATTTTGTCCGGACTGATACACGGAAAACTGTGTCTCAGATTAAAGACGAAAAATTAGGAACTTCCGAGAAGCCTGATTGGATTGCTGTCTCTGCCACCCTCACGTTCATAAAAGTGGACAACTTCTGCTATACTGCATGCCCCATCATGATCGGGGATCGTCAGTGCAACAAAAAGGTTACAAATAACGGGGATGGGAAATGGAGATGTGACAGATGTGATCAGTTTGTTGATGAATGCGATTATAGATATATTCTCCAGATGCAAATCCAGGATCACACTGGGTTAACATGGGTGACTGCGTTTCAGGAAACAGGAGAGGAGATATTGGGAATATCAGCAAAAGACCTGTACTATTTGAAATACGAAGAACAAGATGATGATAGATTTTCTGAACTAATACGGAATGTTCTGTTTACCAAATTCATATTCAAATTAAAAGTCAAGGAAGAGACTTTTAGTGACGAACAGCGTGTCAAGTCAACAGTCGTAAAAGCAGATAAGGTGAATTTCCAAACCGAGACCAAATATCTTCTGGACTTGATTGCGAAGTTCAAAGAAGAGGACTCGGGTTCTTTACCTCTTAAAAGTGAGAAACCCATTGCAGTATCCGGACTGAATCACGGTGGATTTGGAAGTGGAAGCAGAGAATCAACAGCATCTGCTATGAACTACAGTGGAAGTAACATCAACGTGGCCAGAAACACACCTGGTCAGATGGGCATGTACGTTAATCAGTATAGTGGTTCACAACTTCCCCCTACTAGCTCTGCTGGTATGCATATGAGTTGTAATAGCTGTGGTGCTAGCGGTCATAGCTCTGCAAATTGTCCTAGTGTTATGGGTGGTCCAGGGCAACAGTCTTATGGAGGTGGTTTTGACAATAAGGTGACCCCAAGGCCGAGTTCTGGGGGTGCATCCAGTGAATGCTTCAAATGCCATCAATTGGGACACTGGGCTAAGGATTGTCCCAATTCGAACAATGTTCCTCCAGCTTATGGGAGCAGTAACGCAACTCCAGGTAGATATGGCACAGCATCGAAGCAATATGTTGGCGGGTTTTGAGTTTCTGATGTATATAATTTAGGATATGTTAAGTGAAGAAGCATGAGAGTCTTGCTTTGTCTTGCTGCTGGTTATGTGTTTATCCTTGTTAAGAAATAATAAGTGGAGCATAGATCGATTTATCAGATTGTGTAGCTTTGTTTTATGAAACATAACTTACcttttgttttaaattatttctatCAATATGGATTTCTCTGCAGAATCTTTTTTAGGATTTAGATTAGAACATGGGAAACTTGATATATTGTGTAAAATAATTGTCACGTTTGAACAATCGAAATGTGGTGTTTGAGCTGTTGTATAATTTAAAAGATTCGAGTTGTATCATTATCATCAGCTATAATTTTTGTAAAATCGGTAAGTGTGTGGTCCTATAATTGGTATTAAAGCTAAGATCACATATTCGATTTTCATTGATTACAAAAAAGTTCAATTATTTGAAGTGTGATTGTTGGATGCAATAAATGTCTCTGCTGGTTAGAACAATCGAAACACGAAGATTGAGCCgttgtatgatttaaaagcATTGAGTTGGATCATTATCACCGGCTATAACTTTTGATAAACGACAATAGTTCGGTGTTACAAAATCATTATCTCAAAGGCAtgttctaacaaaatcatattttatccgTTTTTGTGAAATTTCAACTTAAAGCAACTCATGAATTATTTATAATCAAGCCAAATCATGAATTTCGGTTTGGTCTGCCATATgtttttgatgatttattttaagttttgattttcaCAATGAATTAATgcttgaaatattttattttgaaaaaaaatatcaattgaCACTTTATGAAAGTTAcagttaaaatttaattttattatgaataaaatgattataattaaattattataaaacaaaatatgtATGCATATTACAAAATTTCGCAAATTGTAAAAATTCACTTTTTTGGTTATTTTATTTGGTCTAAACTCTGTAAAAAATAAATTCTCAATGTAGATTTACTATTTATAATGCTCACTTATAATAAAACACAAACTAAcgatcaaataaaatatttctataTTCAAGAAAAgttaacttaaattaacaaaaaaatattacacatttatttttatattaatataataagtTTGAATAGGTTTGATTTACGTTATTTCCTTGAAAACTTGAACCaacctaatttttttttgtttagtgAATTTTAAAACCGATTCAAGTTGTGATTCACTACAAACCGATCAAAAAATGCTGTTTGGTTTGACTTCACAATTTGGTTGACAAAccaaattggttcaattttaaaACAACTATGATTGTATTTTCTCTTTCTTAGTTTTTCCGTGCGCTATATTcgattatatattatatatatatatatatatatatatatatatatatatatatatcttcgaGGGGTCATGGAAATGGTTTCTGTACACGTAGTATCTTTCCTTTTCTGAGTCAAGCAGCACCAACGTTTCGTGCTTCATTTATGTGAAGATGGATCCAAACTGTGAAAGTATACATGAGAATAATGAGAGAGTAGATAGGCAATGTCAGAAGAATCATGACCAAAATGTAAACTGATGAAGCCAGACTTGGAACAGTTTAAATGGAAACATTAATCCGGAAATCCTAACCATCAGCTTCCATTTTGCAAGAAGGTTGAAAGAGCAAACAAATGCTTAAAGATCTGGCATTCCAACGCCACTTTTAGCATCATATGTCTTTTCCAGGACCAGATCCATTGGGGTGTCCTTGGGACCAACTGCACGCAAAGAAAAGGAATCCACGAAAAGTTATCGGTTTCGGATGCAAGCAGGAAACATAGCATTCTGATCTTAATAACACAGACAATCTACAGTATAAgcttttattataaaatatgttGATGCAGGTTTCATGAAGGATCATAAATCTGaatgataccaattgttggccTAGGTGTGCTCCTTATCTTCAAGATATCTGGACGAGGAATTATGGATTCTGATGCTCCAATACCTCTTGAAACCCTTACTTTACTACCGTCTTCCAAGAATTTGATTCCAACCTTACACGGCTTCCTGTAAAAGCAAATGTGAACCAGGATTTCATTTGAAAGCAAAATAATAAGATGAGGAATCATCTCCTCACCTGGTAACTGGATCAATAACCTGAACATTCGAGACATGAAGAGGGGCTTCTACTGAGAAAATCCCACCTTCGTGACCTTGCCCTTGCTTAATGTGCTTCTTTACCTGCAGTGAGACAATAAGTAGAAACAAGATAGGTAAACAAAATTATAAAAGGTAACAGTTAGCCGGCATCGATGAAGACAAGAGCCAGCAAAACTACTTTTTCATTTTCTAGAACTATTTTGTAAATTACCTAATATCATTAGAGACTCAATTGCATTAGAACAATTCTTAGTATTCCCTAATTGCATTGGAGCTACTCCTACCATAACCTTAATTGTGTTAGTCTTGTTCTTACTATTCTATTTAAATATCTTATTTGTATTCAG from Primulina eburnea isolate SZY01 chromosome 6, ASM2296580v1, whole genome shotgun sequence encodes:
- the LOC140834507 gene encoding uncharacterized protein isoform X2, whose protein sequence is MGWKAAQKLIHHWKILRGGQCEEIKTVMIIRGKDKGETGLVKRVIRSQNRVIVEGKNLVKKHIKQGQGHEGGIFSVEAPLHVSNVQVIDPVTRKPCKVGIKFLEDGSKVRVSRGIGASESIIPRPDILKIRSTPRPTIVGPKDTPMDLVLEKTYDAKSGVGMPDL
- the LOC140834507 gene encoding uncharacterized protein isoform X1, which codes for MIIRGKDKGETGLVKRVIRSQNRVIVEGKNLVKKHIKQGQGHEGGIFSVEAPLHVSNVQVIDPVTRKPCKVGIKFLEDGSKVRVSRGIGASESIIPRPDILKIRSTPRPTIVGPKDTPMDLVLEKTYDAKSGVGMPDL
- the LOC140834505 gene encoding LOW QUALITY PROTEIN: replication protein A 70 kDa DNA-binding subunit A-like (The sequence of the model RefSeq protein was modified relative to this genomic sequence to represent the inferred CDS: inserted 1 base in 1 codon) — translated: MPPINLTEGAIALLSSGEAQGTDVKPVLQVADIRLVNTQNQNNNNERYRILLSDGEFTQQGMLATQRNELVRSEMLQKGSIVQLTQFVCNLIQNRMIIIIIDLDVILQKCDPIGEPKQYPNKTDGNAPSIARPTAQVQPTNQPVTGSGPQFYASGPAPLPNVGSGIHAPPVMEGRNAGSHSYNSPISNLDSSRYGSTNAPPQYAKSESGSGFXRAPNNFVRPPQSHHNQPPPMFPNRGPVAKNEAPPRVIPIAALNPYQGRWTIKARVTSKGELKHYSNPRGDGKVFAFDLLDSDGGEIRVTCFNAVADQFYNQIEHGRVYMISKGSLKPAQKTFNHLRNDHEIYLESTSIVQPCFEDDKTIPQQQFHFRPICDIEGLDNNSVVDVIAVVSSINPSTSIMRKNGQETQKRTLQLKDMSGRSVELTLWGNFCNAEGKTLQNMCDSGVFPVLAVKSGRVNDFNGKSLGTISTSQLFIEPDFLEAHKLRTWFDNDGKNTTALSISRETNFVRTDTRKTVSQIKDEKLGTSEKPDWIAVSATLTFIKVDNFCYTACPIMIGDRQCNKKVTNNGDGKWRCDRCDQFVDECDYRYILQMQIQDHTGLTWVTAFQETGEEILGISAKDLYYLKYEEQDDDRFSELIRNVLFTKFIFKLKVKEETFSDEQRVKSTVVKADKVNFQTETKYLLDLIAKFKEEDSGSLPLKSEKPIAVSGLNHGGFGSGSRESTASAMNYSGSNINVARNTPGQMGMYVNQYSGSQLPPTSSAGMHMSCNSCGASGHSSANCPSVMGGPGQQSYGGGFDNKVTPRPSSGGASSECFKCHQLGHWAKDCPNSNNVPPAYGSSNATPGRYGTASKQYVGGF